The genomic segment GGCCCACAAGTTTCTCCGCTGCCCAGTCCCCTGAAGCCCTGGGAGCAGGAGTGTCCCTCAGCCTCCATGCCCTTTGCTGAGGGCCCCCCAGAAGGCCGCTTGGCAAGTCCAGCAGCAGCACCTGAAGCCTGGTCCCCTGTTCAACCCCCCTGGAGGGACCCTTCCCCAGGTGCCCAGGGAGATGCTCCAGCAGCCTTTGTCCCCGAGGGGGACAGCTCTACTCAGCGCAGTGTGGTTGCAACTGTCCCCAACACCGGAAGAGAGAGAGAcctgaaggaagaagagaggcagAAAGTGTCTTCCTCCAGTCTCATTGACCAGTTGCCAGAAATTTCACCAGCAGCTCCCAGAGAGCCGATGAAGGGACAGCTGTGTGAAGAGGATGGCCAGCCTGGTGGGTTCGAGTCCCAAGGGAAAGAGGCTGTAGTTGGCTTCCCCCTCCCAGAGCCTGGGCAGGGAGCGCCTTCTGGACAAGGGGCCCCTAAGGCGCCTGCTGCAGCCCAGCCAGTACAAGAAAGCTCAGCTGGCCTGGAAGAGCCTCCCTCAAAACCCGAGACCCCGACCCCACAAGATCCAGCCCCCAAATGTCAAGTGGCAGTGCTGCCTCAGGATTTCACCGATGATCCGGATTCCCTTGGGGCCTGCCCTCCCAGTAGGAGCAATTCAGAGGCTGCCCAAGAAGCCGAAGCGAAGGCCGCTTCCCAGGAAAACTGCCAGCAACAAATGGGAGCTCATCCGCCACCCACAGAGCTGCCCTGGGATTCGCCGAGTCCTGCCCTGGTGCCGGGGGCCAAGGGCACCTGGGAGGAGATGCTGGGTGCCCGAGATGCTCAGGGTCACCGGCAGACAGGGAGGCCAGGAGCCGAGCCCAGTCAAGATGTCTGTGCGGCAGCAGACGAGCAACCCGAGGGGGCTTCACTTGCGGGCACTGAGCCTTTCCCACACGCAGTGACCGAGGACACGGGTCCAGCTTCAGGCCTCACTTCACAGCCAGCTGCTCCGGCCTCTGTTGCTGCAGGACAACCCAGCTGGTTGAACAAGGACTTGGTTTCTGGGGCTGAGATGCCTGGTCTTACAGATCCAGCTAAAGAGCTGGCAGAAGCCGGGTTGGCAGTTCAGGAGAAGCTCGCATCAGAtcttggaggagagggagagggtccAGGAAAGGGCCCCAGAGAGGTTCCAGCCCCTTCACCCCAGGAGGAGAGGGGGGAGATCTTGAACAGGGAGCAGAACAACGAAGTCCAGCAAGGgattctgccccctccccccaccagtgcATCAGATGAAAGTGTCAGAAAGTCGCTGGGGCCGAAGGATGAAGTCAAGGCCCCTGGAAGTCCAGCTGTGCTTAAGGAAGAAAGCAGACTACCTGGCGCCGACCCTAGAGGACAGGAAGAAGCCCCGGAGCCACCTGATGCTGCGGGTCCTGGGAACCTTCGGGAAGAGCAACCTGAGGCCCGCAGCTGCAAGCCTGACCCAGAGGCGGAAAGGGACCAGGTTTCCCAGCTAACTAGCGATGTGGAGAGCACAGGCCTCCCCAGCACGGCCGCTGCACAGCCACTCAGAAAGGACATCCCCGGGCATGCGGACAGGCCCGGCGCTCCTTCAGAGGAGGCAGCTTGGAGCTCGGAGGCCTGTGGGATGATGGGAGAAGCCGGAGGGGTCCCTGAGTCTGACTCACTGCACCGGATCTGTGAGCAGGACCCTGTCCCGCCCTCTGGACCGGATGGAGCTGGTGAACACGTTCTTCCCGAGAGAGCTGTCTGGGAGGGGCCAGGACTGCAGACCGAATGTCCTGACACCCTTCAGGACGTGGCGGGGTTGGGGATAATGGACTCTCTTCCTGCTTTAGAATCTGACAAATTGGATttcctgtcaactcctgctgccGAGGTCATCCCCAAAGCCCCGGAGGCGGAGAGCACATCTGAAATAAAGGCGAGGAGCCACCCATCCGAGCAGAGGCCCGGCAGCTGTGATGGGGAGAGCTTGCTGACATCCCCCGAGCCCTGTGGGCTGGGGCGTGATGCAGCTGCACAGGAAGTCCACGCTGATGGGCTGCCTCCCCCTAAAGAGGGGAACTTGGCAGTGGACTGTGGGCTCACGACACTCAGCCTGGAGCAAGATCAGCAGGGAAACCTGTGCTGCCCCGGGGACAGTGGGAAGCGAGGAGCTGAGTCAGAGAGGTCCTCACTGTATTCTGAGAACTGTCCCCAGCCGTCCCAAATGGACCCAGAAGCATCCATCTTTGATATGCTCCCAGAGCAGTCCCAACGGTGTGAGAATGAGAAAGAGACTTTTCCAAGTGGTGCTGATTTTAAGAACCTGAGTGCAgattccaccccaacccacataccTGTGGAATCTCCGGAGGATGTGCCCCTGCCTGTTCAAGGAGGAAAGGAGCAGGCTTCTGGATCAGAACTTCAAAGTGAGCTCTCCGAAGGCAGTCTGTCTGATGCTCCAAGTTCAGCTCCTGGGGACGCAGTTCAGGAGAATCCTACGACAGAGCAGTCAGAGTTGTCAGCACCAATGAGCCCGGAGTTGCCTGCATTGGGGGAGGATGGGCAAAAGGGAGATCACAGCGGCAGCCAGCCCTCTAGTGTCTCACTTCCTGCAGCAGACACCTTACAAGACCCTGCTCTTGAAGGTAGCCTgagcagaaaggaaagttgctacACTGGGCAGGGGCCAAACAAGTCCCAGCAGGAGCTGGTTGATGGGCTGAAAGCCGGCAGCCCGCAGGAAGAAGCCCGTCTCAGGGCTGAAGATGCTGAAGCAGCTGACGCTCAGCCCCCGCCCCAGGGCTCGGGCAGGACAGAGAAGGCAAGTGGGGACACAGTGATGGCCCCACCTTGTTGGCCTGACTCAGTAGTTCCCCTGGATGCAGCTCCAGCACCTGCTGGCCCCCCTGTCACTCCCAGCCAGGATGCCCCTGAGAGAGATACATGTGATGAAACCCAGGAAGGCAGACAGCAATCAGGGTTGGCCCCACAGAAGGAAATGGAGTGCCCCACTGTCTTGGATGCAGAAACCCAAAAGCTTCCTTCAAACGTCCTATCAGCTGAGGATCAAGGTGCAGAAGGTGAGGCTGCTGAGACTGGTGGGAACACTGACGGAGGAGACCTGGGGATGCAGTGGGCTCCGGGGGAGTCAGAAGAAGCTGTTCTAAGCAGTGGCTTCTTCCAGACAGAGCAGTGCCCCTCCTCTGGGGAGGAAGCTTCTACCTGTGCCCTGGGTGAGCCCTGCCAAGCTGAGCAGCCCTTGGtcagctgccaggatgccttGCTGCCAGCCAGAGAGCTGGGTGGGATTCCCAGGGGTGTCGTGGATATTCCTGCAGTCCAGGCTGTCCCCAACCCAGAGAGGCTCCTGCCATCCGGGCCACCAGAAGAGGCTGCTCCTGACACTCCTTACCTGCATATTGATGGCGCTGCCAGCACAGGTACAGAGGACAGTGGGGTGAAAGCCGCTTCATCTCGAGGCCCCACAGCTCCCGGTGAGAGCCCCTGTCCTGTACGGGAGCCCTTGCTTGTCTTGGAAAACGCCTCCTCCATGAAGGTGCCTGTGGGTTCCCTCGCCTCCCTTTCACAACCGGGAGCTGCAGATGGAGAAATCTCTGCAGCACAAGACCCCAGCGGAAGCCCCAAAGCTGGGACCTTTGAGGGACCTGTGGACTCTGTGCCCTACCTGGACAAGATGCCACTTCTGGCCATGGGTAAGCAGACCACAGCGGAGGAGAGAGCATCAAGAGCTCCCGGTGCAAGTGCCAAGCCCAGTGAAATTCCCGCACGTCCCACCAGGGAGGAGAGCATGGCAGGTGATATAGCAAGGGAGGCAGAGAGTAACggggagaagatggtagaccctTCCGAGGACCCGAGGAGAGGAGCAGCAGTTGATGTAGATGCAAGCTCCAAGCAGACCAGCATGGTCACTGGGTTCCCTGACTTCAGGGAGCACATCACCAGGATCTTTGAGAAGTCTGTCCTGGGAGCACTGACCGCCGATCGGCTCCAGAGCACACTGGGAGAAAaggcaggagctgggaggagtGTGACGGGCAAGGACCTTGCCATGCCCAGCCCAGGGAAGCTTCCAGATGGGATTCAAGGCGTGGCCGTCGCCCCTcttcccagccctcctgctgGACTCTGGGTAGACTCAAAGGACAAGAAGCAAGAGTTGGCCGTAGAGACCGAGATTTCCTGTCTGATTCCCCAGGATCCAGCTCCAGAAAAGCTGGCCGCAGAGCAAAACCTGCCAGGTGCCAGTGTGGGGATGGAAACGAGTGGGGTCCCACAGAGGCTGACGGAAAGTGAGACATcggagggggctggggaaggcaggcccggggctggaggccaggcccctgcacaGCAGGGAAGCTGCCGGCAGGAATCAGCTTCCGGTCTGCCTTCACAGGCGACTTCTCCAGAGGTTCCTGTTGCTGACTTGCAGGTGGCTCCCCAGAGCCGTGGAGAAGGGGACTCAGTTCAGGACGACAGAATTCCTTCTGGAAAACAGCACCAAGACACATCCAGCAGCGGTAgccaacccagagaagatggtgCCTGGGGCTTTTCTCCCATGCCAGTGTCCACCTCTGCCCTGGGAGCATCTTCTGTCCCCGGGGACGTTCCTACCGGGACCGGGGCCATCAGTGAGCCTTGCACCCCAGACACACTTAGAGGTGAGAGAAGGCATGGAGGTGCGACTGGGATCTCAGAAACACAAAATGCCCTGGGCAACCAGAGCGCCCTGGAGCCACCAGCTGGGGAAGTGGCAGACACTCGCCCGGAGCCCGGCTGGGTAGCAGGAGCTGCTAGGGATGCAGAGGGTGACGTCACTTTGAGCACAGCTGAGACCAGGGCACGTGCGTCTGACGACCTGCCTGAAACAGGTACTACAAGAATGTTCTCCAGTGCCACCTGTGCCTCGGTGCTGCCAGGAAGCCTTGGGGACGCAGGCTGCCCTGAAGGGGATCTGAGGATGGATGCTGCAGCCGTCCTGAGCAGGGACAGCCCGGCCGGGTACCTGCAGGCCGAAGAGCAGCCCGAGCCTGAGCTCCCCGCTCCCTCTGGGGACAAGAAATTGGGTGTCTCCTCACCTCCAGAACCTGACGAAGCTGGGGACCCAAAGATGCAAAGCCTGGTTCCAGAAGTGCTCAACACTGAGAGGtacttacaaaaaataaactcccaCCAGAATATGGGGTCAGCCTCAAATGTGATTTTAAATCGGgaggattttaaaaagtcaatcaaaTAGATGGGTAGTTTTTAAGAAGCTAAATTTTCCATATCTAAGTGTCTAAATTTACCTGCTTAACAATCTCTGGATGTGCTGAGATTCTGAAAAATGTGAGAAATGGGCTGGAGGCATGGGAGCCAGTCTGTGTGACATGCCTTACTCCTTTCCTGTGTTCTTTGATTCATCTAACTGAAACTGTTTGAAAAGCATGAAATGTGTACAGGCTGGCAGTACACTATAGGGTGATATGTTGTAGTCAATCAGATGTTTTTCTGGAGTGCAGACACATCTGCTTTtgaatatgaatttatttatacaGAGAGGCTTAAATGAGCCCTGAGTATCTCAAAGCCGTTTACTGCTTGAAGCTAATTTTTTCCTAAAGATTTTGGTGAAGTGGCCACTTTAAGCTTTAATTAGGAAATGAGCTTTTTAATAGGACATGGAGAGAAATGCCCTTCttaatatttattgtttaaaattttttttttttaatcccagaaAGAGCCCTGGGTCTGGCCCATCTACCTTACCTTTAGTTCCTGAGAAGGATGCTCCAAATATCACGGGCGAGGTCATTTCAGATGAGACTAGAAGTGCGGCAGGAACAGAAAGGTCAGTGAAAAGGTATGAGCCCTTCGAGAACCATCGTGCCTTCCTTTGGCAGAGAGACCCTGGATGTGCTGCAGAGGA from the Vicugna pacos chromosome 11, VicPac4, whole genome shotgun sequence genome contains:
- the TACC2 gene encoding transforming acidic coiled-coil-containing protein 2 isoform X7; protein product: MGNENSTSGNQRTSSARRPGSEPSPGNSRSVERGPEEKPRGTDLGDLPSFGHRGSCSTSEGAASVDPCIVSPEVTEPRRHPQEARGPQVSPLPSPLKPWEQECPSASMPFAEGPPEGRLASPAAAPEAWSPVQPPWRDPSPGAQGDAPAAFVPEGDSSTQRSVVATVPNTGRERDLKEEERQKVSSSSLIDQLPEISPAAPREPMKGQLCEEDGQPGGFESQGKEAVVGFPLPEPGQGAPSGQGAPKAPAAAQPVQESSAGLEEPPSKPETPTPQDPAPKCQVAVLPQDFTDDPDSLGACPPSRSNSEAAQEAEAKAASQENCQQQMGAHPPPTELPWDSPSPALVPGAKGTWEEMLGARDAQGHRQTGRPGAEPSQDVCAAADEQPEGASLAGTEPFPHAVTEDTGPASGLTSQPAAPASVAAGQPSWLNKDLVSGAEMPGLTDPAKELAEAGLAVQEKLASDLGGEGEGPGKGPREVPAPSPQEERGEILNREQNNEVQQGILPPPPTSASDESVRKSLGPKDEVKAPGSPAVLKEESRLPGADPRGQEEAPEPPDAAGPGNLREEQPEARSCKPDPEAERDQVSQLTSDVESTGLPSTAAAQPLRKDIPGHADRPGAPSEEAAWSSEACGMMGEAGGVPESDSLHRICEQDPVPPSGPDGAGEHVLPERAVWEGPGLQTECPDTLQDVAGLGIMDSLPALESDKLDFLSTPAAEVIPKAPEAESTSEIKARSHPSEQRPGSCDGESLLTSPEPCGLGRDAAAQEVHADGLPPPKEGNLAVDCGLTTLSLEQDQQGNLCCPGDSGKRGAESERSSLYSENCPQPSQMDPEASIFDMLPEQSQRCENEKETFPSGADFKNLSADSTPTHIPVESPEDVPLPVQGGKEQASGSELQSELSEGSLSDAPSSAPGDAVQENPTTEQSELSAPMSPELPALGEDGQKGDHSGSQPSSVSLPAADTLQDPALEGSLSRKESCYTGQGPNKSQQELVDGLKAGSPQEEARLRAEDAEAADAQPPPQGSGRTEKASGDTVMAPPCWPDSVVPLDAAPAPAGPPVTPSQDAPERDTCDETQEGRQQSGLAPQKEMECPTVLDAETQKLPSNVLSAEDQGAEGEAAETGGNTDGGDLGMQWAPGESEEAVLSSGFFQTEQCPSSGEEASTCALGEPCQAEQPLVSCQDALLPARELGGIPRGVVDIPAVQAVPNPERLLPSGPPEEAAPDTPYLHIDGAASTGTEDSGVKAASSRGPTAPGESPCPVREPLLVLENASSMKVPVGSLASLSQPGAADGEISAAQDPSGSPKAGTFEGPVDSVPYLDKMPLLAMGKQTTAEERASRAPGASAKPSEIPARPTREESMAGDIAREAESNGEKMVDPSEDPRRGAAVDVDASSKQTSMVTGFPDFREHITRIFEKSVLGALTADRLQSTLGEKAGAGRSVTGKDLAMPSPGKLPDGIQGVAVAPLPSPPAGLWVDSKDKKQELAVETEISCLIPQDPAPEKLAAEQNLPGASVGMETSGVPQRLTESETSEGAGEGRPGAGGQAPAQQGSCRQESASGLPSQATSPEVPVADLQVAPQSRGEGDSVQDDRIPSGKQHQDTSSSGSQPREDGAWGFSPMPVSTSALGASSVPGDVPTGTGAISEPCTPDTLRGERRHGGATGISETQNALGNQSALEPPAGEVADTRPEPGWVAGAARDAEGDVTLSTAETRARASDDLPETGTTRMFSSATCASVLPGSLGDAGCPEGDLRMDAAAVLSRDSPAGYLQAEEQPEPELPAPSGDKKLGVSSPPEPDEAGDPKMQSLVPEVLNTERKSPGSGPSTLPLVPEKDAPNITGEVISDETRSAAGTERSVKSSPEADDIIQPAALEGLENPLLAASSQHGDVSGQVSWNLTAQSTSSAAGHVDLTPPASEHASWPSAPAGDGVEASTPSCQGLAKDVSRSSDSEEAFETPESTTPVKAPPAPPPPPPEVIPEPEVSAQPPPEEPGCGSETVCVPDGPRSSSVEGSPFRPPSHSLSAVFDEDKPIASSGTYNLDFDNIELVDNFQTLEPRCSDSKNQDCKVNSRRKSTDSVPISKSTLSRSLSLQASDFDGASCSGNTEATAPAPEAYSTGSSSASSTLKRTKKPRPPSLKKKQTTKKPPETPPVKETPQEPADESPVPGEEHRIPETKVESAKTEGSGPALLEEAPFEPAALPKAACPLDSEGAEGAVPPAPGGGRVQNSPPVGRKILPPATVPEAVEGTPSDSGGQEDSPAKGLSVRLEFDYSEDKGSWDTQQENTPPTKKIGKKPVAKMPLRRPKMKKTPEKLDNAPASPTSSPAEPNDIPIAKGTYTFDIDKWDDPNFNPFSSTSKMQESPKLPQQSYNFDPDACDESTDPFKTCSKTPSSPSKSPASFEIPASAIEANGVDGDGLNKPAKKKKTPLKTDTFRVKKSPKRSPLSDPPSQDPTPAATPETPPVISAVVHATDEEKLAVTSQKWTCMTVDLEADKQDYPQPSDLSTFVNETKFNSPTEELDYRNSYEIEYMEKIGSSLPQDDDAPKKQALYLMFDTSQESPVKSPPVRMSESPTPCSGSSFEETEALVNAGAKIQHPVARGLAPNQEPHLQVPEKPSQKELEAMALGTASEVIEIREAAHPTDVSISKTALYSRIGTAEVEKPAGLLFQQPDLDSALQITRAEILTKEREVSEWKEKYEESRREVMEMRKIVAEYEKTIAQMIEDEQREKSVSHQTVQQLVLEKEQALADLNSVEKSLADLFRRYEKMKEVLEGFRKNEEVLKKCAQEYLSRVKKEEQRYQALKVHAEEKLDRANAEIAQVRGKAQQEQAAYQASLRKEQLRVDALERTLEQKNKEIEELTKICDELIAKMGKS
- the TACC2 gene encoding transforming acidic coiled-coil-containing protein 2 isoform X3; the protein is MGNENSTSGNQRTSSARRPGSEPSPGNSRSVERGPEEKPRGTDLGDLPSFGHRGSCSTSEGAASVDPCIVSPEVTEPRRHPQEARGPQVSPLPSPLKPWEQECPSASMPFAEGPPEGRLASPAAAPEAWSPVQPPWRDPSPGAQGDAPAAFVPEGDSSTQRSVVATVPNTGRERDLKEEERQKVSSSSLIDQLPEISPAAPREPMKGQLCEEDGQPGGFESQGKEAVVGFPLPEPGQGAPSGQGAPKAPAAAQPVQESSAGLEEPPSKPETPTPQDPAPKCQVAVLPQDFTDDPDSLGACPPSRSNSEAAQEAEAKAASQENCQQQMGAHPPPTELPWDSPSPALVPGAKGTWEEMLGARDAQGHRQTGRPGAEPSQDVCAAADEQPEGASLAGTEPFPHAVTEDTGPASGLTSQPAAPASVAAGQPSWLNKDLVSGAEMPGLTDPAKELAEAGLAVQEKLASDLGGEGEGPGKGPREVPAPSPQEERGEILNREQNNEVQQGILPPPPTSASDESVRKSLGPKDEVKAPGSPAVLKEESRLPGADPRGQEEAPEPPDAAGPGNLREEQPEARSCKPDPEAERDQVSQLTSDVESTGLPSTAAAQPLRKDIPGHADRPGAPSEEAAWSSEACGMMGEAGGVPESDSLHRICEQDPVPPSGPDGAGEHVLPERAVWEGPGLQTECPDTLQDVAGLGIMDSLPALESDKLDFLSTPAAEVIPKAPEAESTSEIKARSHPSEQRPGSCDGESLLTSPEPCGLGRDAAAQEVHADGLPPPKEGNLAVDCGLTTLSLEQDQQGNLCCPGDSGKRGAESERSSLYSENCPQPSQMDPEASIFDMLPEQSQRCENEKETFPSGADFKNLSADSTPTHIPVESPEDVPLPVQGGKEQASGSELQSELSEGSLSDAPSSAPGDAVQENPTTEQSELSAPMSPELPALGEDGQKGDHSGSQPSSVSLPAADTLQDPALEGSLSRKESCYTGQGPNKSQQELVDGLKAGSPQEEARLRAEDAEAADAQPPPQGSGRTEKASGDTVMAPPCWPDSVVPLDAAPAPAGPPVTPSQDAPERDTCDETQEGRQQSGLAPQKEMECPTVLDAETQKLPSNVLSAEDQGAEGEAAETGGNTDGGDLGMQWAPGESEEAVLSSGFFQTEQCPSSGEEASTCALGEPCQAEQPLVSCQDALLPARELGGIPRGVVDIPAVQAVPNPERLLPSGPPEEAAPDTPYLHIDGAASTGTEDSGVKAASSRGPTAPGESPCPVREPLLVLENASSMKVPVGSLASLSQPGAADGEISAAQDPSGSPKAGTFEGPVDSVPYLDKMPLLAMGKQTTAEERASRAPGASAKPSEIPARPTREESMAGDIAREAESNGEKMVDPSEDPRRGAAVDVDASSKQTSMVTGFPDFREHITRIFEKSVLGALTADRLQSTLGEKAGAGRSVTGKDLAMPSPGKLPDGIQGVAVAPLPSPPAGLWVDSKDKKQELAVETEISCLIPQDPAPEKLAAEQNLPGASVGMETSGVPQRLTESETSEGAGEGRPGAGGQAPAQQGSCRQESASGLPSQATSPEVPVADLQVAPQSRGEGDSVQDDRIPSGKQHQDTSSSGSQPREDGAWGFSPMPVSTSALGASSVPGDVPTGTGAISEPCTPDTLRGERRHGGATGISETQNALGNQSALEPPAGEVADTRPEPGWVAGAARDAEGDVTLSTAETRARASDDLPETGTTRMFSSATCASVLPGSLGDAGCPEGDLRMDAAAVLSRDSPAGYLQAEEQPEPELPAPSGDKKLGVSSPPEPDEAGDPKMQSLVPEVLNTERKSPGSGPSTLPLVPEKDAPNITGEVISDETRSAAGTERSVKSSPEADDIIQPAALEGLENPLLAASSQHGDVSGQVSWNLTAQSTSSAAGHVDLTPPASEHASWPSAPAGDGVEASTPSCQGLAKDVSRSSDSEEAFETPESTTPVKAPPAPPPPPPEVIPEPEVSAQPPPEEPGCGSETVCVPDGPRSSSVEGSPFRPPSHSLSAVFDEDKPIASSGTYNLDFDNIELVDNFQTLEPRCSDSKNQDCKVNSRRKSTDSVPISKSTLSRSLSLQASDFDGASCSGNTEATAPAPEAYSTGSSSASSTLKRTKKPRPPSLKKKQTTKKPPETPPVKETPQEPADESPVPGEEHRIPETKVESAKTEGSGPALLEEAPFEPAALPKAACPLDSEGAEGAVPPAPGGGRVQNSPPVGRKILPPATVPEAVEGTPSDSGGQEDSPAKGLSVRLEFDYSEDKGSWDTQQENTPPTKKIGKKPVAKMPLRRPKMKKTPEKLDNAPASPTSSPAEPNDIPIAKGTYTFDIDKWDDPNFNPFSSTSKMQESPKLPQQSYNFDPDACDESTDPFKTCSKTPSSPSKSPASFEIPASAIEANGVDGDGLNKPAKKKKTPLKTDTFRVKKSPKRSPLSDPPSQDPTPAATPETPPVISAVVHATDEEKLAVTSQKWTCMTVDLEADKQDYPQPSDLSTFVNETKFNSPTEGKQPGGQLDPHPALETTAPREQKARKETSKPELDYRNSYEIEYMEKIGSSLPQDDDAPKKQALYLMFDTSQESPVKSPPVRMSESPTPCSGSSFEETEALVNAGAKIQHPVARGLAPNQEPHLQVPEKPSQKELEAMALGTASEVIEIREAAHPTDVSISKTALYSRIGTAEVEKPAGLLFQQPDLDSALQITRAEILTKEREVSEWKEKYEESRREVMEMRKIVAEYEKTIAQMIEDEQREKSVSHQTVQQLVLEKEQALADLNSVEKSLADLFRRYEKMKEVLEGFRKNEEVLKKCAQEYLSRVKKEEQRYQALKVHAEEKLDRANAEIAQVRGKAQQEQAAYQASLRKEQLRVDALERTLEQKNKEIEELTKICDELIAKMGKS
- the TACC2 gene encoding transforming acidic coiled-coil-containing protein 2 isoform X4, with amino-acid sequence MGNENSTSGNQRTSSARRPGSEPSPGNSRSVERGPEEKPRGTDLGDLPSFGHRGSCSTSEGAASVDPCIVSPEVTEPRRHPQEARGPQVSPLPSPLKPWEQECPSASMPFAEGPPEGRLASPAAAPEAWSPVQPPWRDPSPGAQGDAPAAFVPEGDSSTQRSVVATVPNTGRERDLKEEERQKVSSSSLIDQLPEISPAAPREPMKGQLCEEDGQPGGFESQGKEAVVGFPLPEPGQGAPSGQGAPKAPAAAQPVQESSAGLEEPPSKPETPTPQDPAPKCQVAVLPQDFTDDPDSLGACPPSRSNSEAAQEAEAKAASQENCQQQMGAHPPPTELPWDSPSPALVPGAKGTWEEMLGARDAQGHRQTGRPGAEPSQDVCAAADEQPEGASLAGTEPFPHAVTEDTGPASGLTSQPAAPASVAAGQPSWLNKDLVSGAEMPGLTDPAKELAEAGLAVQEKLASDLGGEGEGPGKGPREVPAPSPQEERGEILNREQNNEVQQGILPPPPTSASDESVRKSLGPKDEVKAPGSPAVLKEESRLPGADPRGQEEAPEPPDAAGPGNLREEQPEARSCKPDPEAERDQVSQLTSDVESTGLPSTAAAQPLRKDIPGHADRPGAPSEEAAWSSEACGMMGEAGGVPESDSLHRICEQDPVPPSGPDGAGEHVLPERAVWEGPGLQTECPDTLQDVAGLGIMDSLPALESDKLDFLSTPAAEVIPKAPEAESTSEIKARSHPSEQRPGSCDGESLLTSPEPCGLGRDAAAQEVHADGLPPPKEGNLAVDCGLTTLSLEQDQQGNLCCPGDSGKRGAESERSSLYSENCPQPSQMDPEASIFDMLPEQSQRCENEKETFPSGADFKNLSADSTPTHIPVESPEDVPLPVQGGKEQASGSELQSELSEGSLSDAPSSAPGDAVQENPTTEQSELSAPMSPELPALGEDGQKGDHSGSQPSSVSLPAADTLQDPALEGSLSRKESCYTGQGPNKSQQELVDGLKAGSPQEEARLRAEDAEAADAQPPPQGSGRTEKASGDTVMAPPCWPDSVVPLDAAPAPAGPPVTPSQDAPERDTCDETQEGRQQSGLAPQKEMECPTVLDAETQKLPSNVLSAEDQGAEGEAAETGGNTDGGDLGMQWAPGESEEAVLSSGFFQTEQCPSSGEEASTCALGEPCQAEQPLVSCQDALLPARELGGIPRGVVDIPAVQAVPNPERLLPSGPPEEAAPDTPYLHIDGAASTGTEDSGVKAASSRGPTAPGESPCPVREPLLVLENASSMKVPVGSLASLSQPGAADGEISAAQDPSGSPKAGTFEGPVDSVPYLDKMPLLAMGKQTTAEERASRAPGASAKPSEIPARPTREESMAGDIAREAESNGEKMVDPSEDPRRGAAVDVDASSKQTSMVTGFPDFREHITRIFEKSVLGALTADRLQSTLGEKAGAGRSVTGKDLAMPSPGKLPDGIQGVAVAPLPSPPAGLWVDSKDKKQELAVETEISCLIPQDPAPEKLAAEQNLPGASVGMETSGVPQRLTESETSEGAGEGRPGAGGQAPAQQGSCRQESASGLPSQATSPEVPVADLQVAPQSRGEGDSVQDDRIPSGKQHQDTSSSGSQPREDGAWGFSPMPVSTSALGASSVPGDVPTGTGAISEPCTPDTLRGERRHGGATGISETQNALGNQSALEPPAGEVADTRPEPGWVAGAARDAEGDVTLSTAETRARASDDLPETGTTRMFSSATCASVLPGSLGDAGCPEGDLRMDAAAVLSRDSPAGYLQAEEQPEPELPAPSGDKKLGVSSPPEPDEAGDPKMQSLVPEVLNTERKSPGSGPSTLPLVPEKDAPNITGEVISDETRSAAGTERSVKSSPEADDIIQPAALEGLENPLLAASSQHGDVSGQVSWNLTAQSTSSAAGHVDLTPPASEHASWPSAPAGDGVEASTPSCQGLAKDVSRSSDSEEAFETPESTTPVKAPPAPPPPPPEVIPEPEVSAQPPPEEPGCGSETVCVPDGPRSSSVEGSPFRPPSHSLSAVFDEDKPIASSGTYNLDFDNIELVDNFQTLEPRCSDSKNQDCKVNSRRKSTDSVPISKSTLSRSLSLQASDFDGASCSGNTEATAPAPEAYSTGSSSASSTLKRTKKPRPPSLKKKQTTKKPPETPPVKETPQEPADESPVPGEEHRIPETKVESAKTEGSGPALLEEAPFEPAALPKAACPLDSEGAEGAVPPAPGGGRVQNSPPVGRKILPPATVPEAVEGTPSDSGGQEDSPAKGLSVRLEFDYSEDKGSWDTQQENTPPTKKIGKKPVAKMPLRRPKMKKTPEKLDNAPASPTSSPAEPNDIPIAKGTYTFDIDKWDDPNFNPFSSTSKMQESPKLPQQSYNFDPDACDESTDPFKTCSKTPSSPSKSPASFEIPASAIEANGVDGDGLNKPAKKKKTPLKTVKKSPKRSPLSDPPSQDPTPAATPETPPVISAVVHATDEEKLAVTSQKWTCMTVDLEADKQDYPQPSDLSTFVNETKFNSPTEGKQPGGQLDPHPALETTAPREQKARKETSKPELDYRNSYEIEYMEKIGSSLPQDDDAPKKQALYLMFDTSQESPVKSPPVRMSESPTPCSGSSFEETEALVNAGAKIQHPVARGLAPNQEPHLQVPEKPSQKELEAMALGTASEVIEIREAAHPTDVSISKTALYSRIGTAEVEKPAGLLFQQPDLDSALQITRAEILTKEREVSEWKEKYEESRREVMEMRKIVAEYEKTIAQMIEDEQREKSVSHQTVQQLVLEKEQALADLNSVEKSLADLFRRYEKMKEVLEGFRKNEEVLKKCAQEYLSRVKKEEQRYQALKVHAEEKLDRANAEIAQVRGKAQQEQAAYQASLRKEQLRVDALERTLEQKNKEIEELTKICDELIAKMGKS